The following proteins come from a genomic window of Nicotiana tomentosiformis chromosome 12, ASM39032v3, whole genome shotgun sequence:
- the LOC138903227 gene encoding uncharacterized protein → MARTSAASSVGQQPKPPMAAPTRADDRPAISFEALLGLDKFTKLLPVHFSGAPSEDPQDFVNRCHVVLRNMGIVETYGVGFSVFQMTGSAKRWWRDYILTRPAGSPTFTWEQLSKLFLEKFLPITLRENYRRHFECLQQGSMTVTQYATRFVDLTRQALLLLPTERERERERERERERVRRFIHGLAHPIRLQMAKETGSEISFQAVANVSRRIEVVLSQERG, encoded by the exons ATGGCGAGAACAAGTGCAGCATCTTCAGTTGGACAGCAGCCGAAGCCCCCTATGGCCGCTCCTACTAGG GCCGATGATAGGCCTGCCATATCGTTTGAGGCATTATTgggattggacaagtttactaagctcttaccagttcacttcagtggtgcaccttctgaggatccacaggattttgTCAACCGCTGCCATgtggtgttgcggaacatgggtatagttgagacctaTGGGGTCGGTTTttctgtatttcagatgacgggttccgccaagaggtggtggagagattacatcttgaccagaccagctggttcACCTACATTTACTTGGGAGCAGTTATCAaaactatttctagagaagtttctccctatcactttGAGAGAGAATTACCGCAGGCACTTCGAGTGTCTTCAGCAgggaagtatgactgttactcagtacgcgACTCGTTTTGTGGATCTAACCCGTCAAGCTCTCCTTCTGCTTcctacagagagagagagagagagagagagagagagagagagagagagggtgagaagGTTTATTCATGGACtcgctcaccctatcaggctacagatggccaaggagaccgggagtgagatttcctttcaggcggttgctaatgtTTCTAGGAGGATCGAGGTGGTTCTTTCTCAAGAGAGGGggtag